A genome region from Akkermansiaceae bacterium includes the following:
- a CDS encoding helix-turn-helix domain-containing protein, with protein MSEKHPQEASPAQKIVPDVYRVPEAAERLNVSERTIRRLVKNGELRALPQLRHLLIPRSEVERLLDVRR; from the coding sequence GAAAAACACCCCCAAGAGGCCTCACCGGCCCAGAAGATTGTCCCGGATGTATACCGGGTTCCAGAAGCTGCCGAACGCTTGAATGTGTCCGAGAGGACCATCCGTCGGCTTGTCAAAAATGGCGAACTCCGTGCCCTGCCGCAGCTTCGTCATTTGCTGATTCCACGCTCAGAGGTCGAACGTCTTCTCGACGTTCGCCGCTGA
- a CDS encoding TIGR02391 family protein encodes MAALTEFSHAQLESICIVIADTENGLTGQEIGSLLDQAGIEDPMPTGTKWRRLLLALQEQQRADRCGNKVFDFLQRTMDPVRYVGRKNRFESQLSALNEVLCFTGLELGADGRFRRVTAVKTLSEAEKRAKRLRENLLRREIHPDVLLSCRPELLSDDYFHVVLEASKSVAAKIRTRTGMRGDGSALVDRFPVLGKAGMPMLAFNTLQTESEEMEQTGLSTLIKGLFGTFRNPTAHSPKIHWHVTEQDAIDLLTLASFLHRRLDGAARTPRIE; translated from the coding sequence ATGGCAGCTCTCACAGAATTCAGTCACGCCCAGCTTGAGAGCATTTGCATCGTAATTGCGGATACCGAGAATGGTCTGACGGGTCAGGAGATTGGCAGCCTGCTTGATCAGGCCGGAATCGAAGATCCGATGCCAACTGGCACCAAGTGGCGTCGCCTTCTTCTTGCTCTCCAAGAACAACAGCGGGCAGACCGCTGCGGGAACAAGGTTTTCGATTTTCTACAACGAACCATGGATCCCGTGCGATACGTCGGCAGGAAGAACCGTTTCGAGTCCCAGCTGTCAGCTTTGAACGAAGTGCTTTGCTTTACAGGGCTTGAACTTGGTGCCGATGGTAGGTTCCGCAGGGTTACAGCGGTGAAGACTTTGTCCGAAGCGGAGAAGCGAGCAAAGCGTCTGCGGGAAAACCTGCTTCGACGAGAAATTCACCCCGATGTGTTGCTATCCTGCAGACCCGAGCTCCTTTCCGACGACTACTTCCACGTCGTGCTGGAGGCATCGAAAAGTGTCGCAGCGAAAATTCGCACGAGAACCGGAATGAGGGGCGATGGGTCTGCCTTGGTTGATCGGTTCCCTGTCCTTGGGAAAGCTGGCATGCCTATGCTGGCGTTCAACACGCTGCAAACTGAATCGGAGGAAATGGAACAGACTGGCCTCTCAACCCTGATCAAAGGATTATTCGGGACGTTTCGGAATCCGACCGCTCACTCACCGAAGATCCACTGGCATGTCACCGAACAGGACGCCATAGACCTGTTGACACTGGCATCCTTTCTCCACCGCAGGCTCGATGGTGCGGCAAGGACACCTCGCATAGAATAA
- a CDS encoding endonuclease/exonuclease/phosphatase family protein, with translation MRILTWNLMHGGGPRIDRIKVALEPYKADVLILSEFRNNPQGADLRNWLKNQGYGHQAAPEGPPGLNTVLVAARHPFESQTFPGEMSDPELGSYPESVILARFEKLNVFGLYLPGEERKRPVFDFLLDLPERYLAEDTMLIGDMNTGRHYEDEAGKTFTSAHQFDAMLGQGWVDAWRTRNPEAREFTWYSNKWKNGFRLDHALVSPSLDARITEVRYSHGEREARVTDHSIMLVECG, from the coding sequence ATGCGAATTCTCACCTGGAACCTGATGCACGGCGGTGGCCCCCGCATCGACCGGATCAAGGTAGCACTGGAACCTTACAAGGCGGACGTGCTTATCCTCAGCGAATTCCGGAACAACCCACAGGGAGCCGATCTGAGGAACTGGCTGAAGAATCAGGGCTACGGACACCAGGCCGCACCGGAAGGCCCACCAGGGCTGAATACCGTGCTTGTAGCGGCACGCCATCCGTTCGAGTCACAGACCTTCCCCGGCGAGATGTCCGATCCTGAGCTGGGGTCTTACCCGGAGAGCGTGATCCTCGCCCGATTCGAGAAACTGAACGTCTTCGGCCTATACCTGCCAGGGGAGGAGAGGAAGCGACCCGTCTTCGATTTCCTCCTAGATCTGCCGGAACGTTATCTGGCGGAGGACACGATGCTGATCGGCGACATGAACACCGGAAGACACTACGAGGACGAGGCAGGAAAGACCTTCACCTCGGCACACCAGTTCGACGCCATGCTGGGGCAAGGGTGGGTCGATGCGTGGAGAACACGGAATCCTGAGGCTAGGGAGTTCACCTGGTATTCAAACAAATGGAAGAACGGCTTTCGGCTGGATCATGCACTGGTGAGCCCGTCACTCGACGCCAGGATCACTGAGGTGAGGTATTCACACGGTGAGAGGGAGGCGAGGGTGACGGACCACTCGATCATGCTGGTGGAGTGTGGTTGA